A stretch of Spirochaetota bacterium DNA encodes these proteins:
- a CDS encoding uroporphyrinogen decarboxylase family protein, with protein MRKYVLTGRERTLLALDFKPIDRPPVVGGFVRHPSFIAESAGVTVDAFWEDKRSIAFRAFRNVGADVVIGLILPDRSSKSGAQHEIVRQEKHATPEDVVAFIHTLPAPSEARRSVDVDAAYREYLTLYEEGQSQAGDMLWIPNTFSSVCQFQNEPRFGAENYYMALALYPEDMKRFFEWSGEIAYQRNVGIARAIIEHDLPRVMWLGQDACDNKGPYIRPDIMNDIYIRYVKRSLQPLKDAGVTIIWHSDGNIMPIAQYLLDAGIDGFQGLQETIDTKVDISVLSQMTTQSGRKPIIVGSVSSVTTLPFGSPDDVRADVMRCRKLAEERGGGWLINSSSSIGPEVPIDNVRTLFRTAAA; from the coding sequence ATGAGAAAGTATGTACTCACCGGCAGGGAACGCACCCTGTTGGCGCTTGATTTTAAGCCCATCGACCGTCCGCCGGTGGTCGGTGGTTTCGTGCGTCATCCGTCGTTCATAGCAGAGTCGGCAGGCGTTACCGTTGATGCCTTCTGGGAAGATAAGCGCAGCATTGCTTTCAGGGCATTTCGGAATGTCGGTGCTGATGTTGTGATCGGGCTCATACTGCCTGACAGATCGTCAAAGTCAGGCGCACAGCATGAGATAGTCCGGCAGGAAAAACATGCCACTCCCGAGGATGTTGTTGCCTTCATTCATACGCTTCCGGCACCATCTGAGGCGCGTCGTTCGGTCGATGTAGACGCAGCGTACCGGGAGTATCTGACGCTGTATGAAGAAGGGCAGTCACAGGCAGGCGACATGCTCTGGATACCCAATACATTTTCTTCCGTATGTCAGTTCCAGAACGAACCGCGTTTCGGCGCCGAGAATTATTACATGGCGCTGGCATTGTATCCGGAGGATATGAAACGGTTCTTCGAATGGTCGGGTGAGATCGCGTACCAGCGCAATGTGGGGATAGCGCGGGCTATTATCGAACATGATCTTCCGCGCGTGATGTGGCTCGGACAGGATGCCTGCGACAACAAGGGGCCGTATATTCGCCCGGATATCATGAACGATATCTATATCCGATACGTGAAGCGCTCGCTTCAACCGCTCAAGGATGCCGGCGTTACTATCATCTGGCATTCCGATGGGAATATCATGCCGATAGCTCAGTATCTCCTCGATGCCGGTATCGACGGATTTCAGGGACTGCAGGAAACGATAGATACCAAGGTCGACATTAGCGTCCTGTCGCAGATGACGACACAAAGCGGCCGCAAGCCTATCATCGTGGGGAGTGTTTCAAGCGTTACGACATTGCCGTTCGGCAGTCCCGACGATGTTCGCGCCGACGTCATGCGCTGCAGGAAACTCGCCGAGGAGCGCGGCGGGGGCTGGCTGATCAATTCATCGTCTTCCATAGGACCTGAGGTCCCGATCGATAATGTTCGTACGCTATTCCGTACCGCAGCCGCTTGA
- a CDS encoding RraA family protein, producing the protein MYEPFDYGIPVTDLRNRYSKLYSGLIYDVLDEMKIPNQALANDIKPLDDKWVLAGPAYTVKMESRPDVDTKLREYRLTMLDHMHPGMVEIRDCSHDEQAAHFGELNANIIRAKGCVGAVVDGGSRDSRFIKEMDFPVFCRYRNPVEALGRCVVTRVLVDIVMRGALTTGVTVRPWDYIFADMDGVIVIPREITKNVLEQCEHEFAKESESRTLYRDPTLSPLDIYKKLGKL; encoded by the coding sequence ATGTACGAACCATTCGATTACGGTATTCCCGTGACGGACCTCCGGAACCGATATTCCAAACTGTATTCCGGGCTTATTTACGATGTGCTCGATGAGATGAAGATCCCCAATCAGGCGCTTGCAAATGACATCAAACCCCTCGATGACAAGTGGGTGCTTGCCGGGCCGGCGTACACGGTCAAAATGGAAAGCCGCCCTGATGTTGACACCAAACTCCGTGAATATCGACTGACCATGCTCGATCATATGCATCCGGGCATGGTGGAGATTCGCGACTGCTCGCATGACGAACAGGCGGCGCATTTCGGCGAACTTAATGCGAACATTATTCGTGCAAAGGGCTGTGTCGGGGCCGTGGTCGACGGCGGTTCGCGGGATTCGCGCTTTATCAAGGAAATGGATTTTCCCGTTTTCTGCCGCTATCGCAACCCCGTTGAGGCGCTCGGCAGATGCGTCGTCACCCGCGTGCTTGTCGATATCGTCATGCGCGGCGCACTGACGACAGGCGTGACCGTGCGCCCGTGGGATTATATCTTCGCCGACATGGACGGCGTCATCGTCATACCCCGCGAGATCACCAAAAATGTGCTCGAGCAGTGCGAGCATGAATTCGCCAAGGAAAGCGAATCGCGTACGCTCTATCGCGATCCGACGCTCTCTCCGCTGGATATTTATAAAAAGCTCGGTAAACTATAG
- a CDS encoding enolase C-terminal domain-like protein — MKITDIKSRVVAIPLNAKLRHNTGVHPGYFLRTIVEVFTDEGIVGLGEVGGGDQRGAIDKIKHRVIGLDPFHLEEIKLRALRSIYYLSNSRIYAAIEIACLDIQGKILNRPMSDLLGGRIRDKVPFIAYLFWRYDRPGGGDDTTAMDIARHTQELSKQYGFQSMKLKAGVMEPKVELQAMRECRKLLGDDFGLRIDPNGVWSRETAVRMAKQLEELDLEYLEDPCWGLTGMQAVRERTSICLATNMYPNKFDDLGPAIKMNTIDIILTDLHYWEGPMGVKKLEAICMTFNLGVAMHSGAEFGIELAAMIHTASTIPAMHYAGDAHYHYLEDDIIEGGKFQYKDGCIDVPKGPGLGVKLDEDKMKHYGKYYEKMGDYYARFHRDDRNPDWRPVIGGM, encoded by the coding sequence ATGAAGATCACGGACATCAAATCACGCGTCGTGGCGATACCCCTCAATGCGAAGCTGCGTCACAACACCGGTGTGCATCCGGGGTATTTCCTCCGCACTATCGTGGAAGTGTTCACCGATGAGGGTATCGTCGGTCTCGGCGAAGTGGGCGGCGGCGATCAGCGCGGCGCGATAGACAAGATAAAGCATCGCGTCATCGGTCTTGATCCGTTCCATCTCGAGGAGATAAAGCTCCGCGCTCTCCGCTCGATATACTATCTTTCCAATTCACGCATCTACGCGGCGATAGAGATCGCCTGTCTCGACATTCAAGGCAAGATACTCAACCGTCCGATGTCGGACCTTCTCGGCGGCAGGATACGGGATAAAGTGCCGTTCATCGCATACCTTTTCTGGCGCTATGACCGCCCGGGCGGCGGCGACGATACGACCGCCATGGACATCGCTCGGCACACGCAGGAATTATCGAAACAATACGGTTTTCAGTCGATGAAGCTTAAGGCCGGCGTCATGGAGCCGAAAGTGGAGCTTCAAGCGATGCGCGAATGCAGAAAACTCCTCGGTGATGATTTCGGTCTTCGCATCGATCCCAACGGCGTGTGGAGCCGCGAAACGGCGGTGCGCATGGCGAAGCAGCTCGAAGAACTCGACCTTGAATATCTCGAGGATCCCTGCTGGGGGCTTACCGGGATGCAGGCGGTGCGCGAACGCACATCGATATGCCTTGCGACGAACATGTACCCCAATAAGTTCGACGATCTCGGCCCTGCGATAAAGATGAACACTATCGATATCATACTCACAGACCTTCACTATTGGGAAGGTCCGATGGGCGTGAAAAAGCTCGAGGCGATATGCATGACGTTCAATCTCGGCGTGGCAATGCATTCGGGAGCGGAGTTCGGCATAGAACTCGCCGCAATGATACACACCGCGAGCACGATACCGGCGATGCATTATGCGGGTGATGCGCATTATCATTATCTCGAGGATGACATAATCGAGGGCGGAAAGTTCCAGTACAAGGACGGCTGCATCGACGTGCCCAAGGGGCCGGGCCTCGGCGTGAAACTCGATGAGGACAAGATGAAGCATTACGGGAAATATTACGAGAAGATGGGCGACTACTATGCACGATTCCATCGCGACGACCGAAACCCCGACTGGCGTCCTGTCATCGGGGGCATGTAA
- a CDS encoding SDR family oxidoreductase encodes MAKEMTGKTVLVTGATGGIGEATALVFAKAGARVLAHYRSDPQGAKRLVAKLNKFSRGNIAVYADLGKREDIASLFAQVKKGRLDVLVNNAGYCPKNGFLDIPYDELDRVMKVNFYAPFICAQEAAKIMKKGAAIVFVASVDGYHPGMMRSHYGASKAAELNLVKNAALELAAKGIRVNAVAPGAIDTPMTGAVTKDKKRLAHVNNGIAMKRFGTAKEIADAVFYLASDNATYATGSVLAVDGGLTLMRGY; translated from the coding sequence ATGGCAAAAGAGATGACCGGAAAAACGGTGCTCGTTACCGGCGCTACCGGCGGCATCGGCGAGGCGACCGCGCTCGTCTTTGCGAAAGCCGGTGCTCGTGTGCTGGCTCACTATCGGAGCGATCCTCAGGGTGCGAAACGGCTTGTGGCGAAACTCAATAAGTTCTCGCGCGGGAATATCGCCGTGTATGCCGATCTCGGCAAGCGCGAGGATATCGCATCGCTCTTCGCACAGGTAAAAAAGGGGCGTCTCGATGTGCTCGTCAACAACGCGGGCTATTGCCCCAAGAACGGTTTTCTCGATATACCGTATGACGAACTCGACCGCGTTATGAAGGTGAATTTCTATGCGCCGTTCATATGCGCACAGGAAGCGGCGAAAATAATGAAAAAAGGCGCGGCAATCGTGTTCGTGGCGTCCGTTGATGGATATCATCCGGGGATGATGCGTTCTCATTACGGTGCATCGAAGGCGGCCGAGCTCAATCTCGTGAAGAACGCGGCGCTCGAGCTCGCAGCGAAAGGCATTCGCGTGAACGCGGTGGCGCCCGGCGCTATCGATACGCCGATGACAGGGGCTGTCACGAAGGACAAGAAGCGCCTCGCACATGTCAACAATGGCATCGCGATGAAGCGGTTCGGGACAGCGAAGGAGATCGCCGACGCGGTGTTCTATCTCGCATCGGACAATGCGACGTATGCCACCGGCAGCGTGCTCGCCGTCGACGGCGGGCTTACGCTCATGCGCGGTTATTGA
- a CDS encoding IclR family transcriptional regulator C-terminal domain-containing protein, which produces MPVPVLEKTIQILDHLLEHKEPLALTEIYSTLKLSKATAYNILETLALHGLVQKEEHRGGYSLGKGFIVYANAIEKRSDHIGKIRALMRTAAHELKETMKLSTLHGESAYVLDVVIPENGYPVHSSPGRSFPLYAGGASKVLLARQNEAYFRDYLKRHGADIKRVFGSMMKFESVIDTVRKEHAAVDDGEFESTVGAVAVDVTAEENMPLAVSCVFHRSADIREKVSSVRAVMERVFSVSSARHRTGSR; this is translated from the coding sequence ATGCCGGTGCCGGTGCTTGAAAAAACGATACAGATACTCGATCATCTGCTCGAGCATAAGGAGCCGCTTGCGCTCACGGAGATATACTCCACGCTGAAACTATCGAAAGCGACCGCGTATAATATCCTTGAGACGCTCGCTTTGCACGGGCTCGTACAGAAAGAGGAGCATCGCGGCGGATACTCGCTCGGCAAGGGGTTCATCGTCTACGCGAACGCGATCGAGAAGCGCTCGGACCACATCGGGAAGATACGCGCGCTCATGCGAACAGCAGCGCACGAACTTAAGGAGACGATGAAACTTTCCACGCTGCACGGCGAAAGCGCGTATGTGCTCGATGTCGTCATCCCTGAGAACGGCTATCCCGTCCATTCATCGCCGGGGCGGTCGTTCCCGCTCTATGCCGGCGGTGCGTCGAAAGTGCTTCTCGCGAGGCAGAACGAGGCGTATTTCCGCGATTACCTGAAGCGTCATGGCGCGGACATCAAGCGCGTGTTCGGGAGCATGATGAAATTCGAGAGCGTGATCGATACGGTGCGCAAAGAGCATGCGGCGGTCGATGATGGTGAATTCGAATCGACAGTCGGCGCTGTGGCTGTCGATGTGACCGCCGAAGAGAACATGCCGCTTGCGGTAAGCTGCGTATTCCACCGGTCTGCGGATATACGGGAAAAAGTGAGTTCGGTGCGTGCGGTTATGGAACGTGTGTTCAGCGTGTCGTCCGCAAGACACCGGACGGGAAGCCGGTAG
- a CDS encoding SGNH/GDSL hydrolase family protein, with translation MQMTRVSILLMLAATALSAGSALTNGGFDEGDSNAFWMTDAGDVDALFTRDTQVKYAGDASLRITVPPTEKKAWPNAYQKIAVREGEVYLIEFVLKTDGVTRGAYLSGDCLDEKGSRISYTGSSLVSGTVDWKKYSVRVTVPAKAVSMQVKTIVYGSGTAWFDDITAVRDERTEEAMLALKKPLPTEWFSRALVSDGNNTRIKRIFAKAARGEKTVIGVIGGSITQGASASSADKRYAAHLLKWWQEHFPNAQCVLVNAGIGATSSDYGALRVERDLLSKNPDCIVVEYAVNDMNTQERAESYEGVIRRILTHPSKPGVLLMFMVKESGDNAQEWQSKIGAHYGLPMVSYRDLLWPEIEAKRIAWKDISPDNIHPNDRGHAYAGKLLGEMLDRLRAAPDSGSGSEFPAPLLTDMYQFTKLIEADAITPVVNEGWALESPQDMKCLRTVKPGSVLEIEMSGERIFLSFWVIRGPMGKAKISIDGGEPTIADAWFDQTWGGYRRMIMLDPGKGGMHRILIEVLAEKNPLSTGNEFRVMCIGAAGVRGN, from the coding sequence ATGCAGATGACAAGGGTATCTATCCTGCTCATGCTCGCGGCCACCGCGCTTTCTGCCGGATCCGCCCTCACGAACGGCGGTTTTGATGAAGGCGATTCGAACGCGTTCTGGATGACCGATGCGGGCGATGTCGATGCGCTCTTCACCCGCGATACGCAGGTGAAATATGCCGGTGATGCGTCGCTCAGGATAACCGTTCCCCCCACCGAAAAAAAAGCATGGCCGAACGCGTATCAGAAGATAGCGGTGCGCGAGGGCGAGGTATATCTCATCGAATTCGTCCTTAAGACCGACGGCGTCACCCGCGGAGCGTATCTCTCCGGCGACTGCCTCGACGAGAAAGGCTCGCGTATCTCCTACACCGGCAGCTCTCTCGTATCGGGCACGGTCGACTGGAAAAAATATTCCGTGCGCGTGACCGTACCGGCGAAAGCGGTATCCATGCAGGTGAAAACGATAGTCTACGGGTCGGGAACGGCATGGTTCGATGACATCACCGCCGTCCGCGATGAACGGACCGAAGAGGCGATGCTCGCGCTGAAAAAGCCTCTGCCGACAGAATGGTTCTCCCGCGCGCTGGTGAGCGACGGCAACAATACGCGGATAAAGCGCATTTTCGCGAAGGCCGCACGCGGCGAGAAGACCGTCATCGGCGTCATCGGGGGATCGATAACGCAGGGGGCGAGCGCAAGCAGCGCCGACAAACGCTACGCGGCTCATCTTCTGAAATGGTGGCAGGAACATTTCCCCAACGCGCAATGCGTTCTCGTGAATGCCGGCATCGGCGCGACATCATCGGACTACGGAGCGCTCCGCGTTGAACGCGATCTCCTCTCCAAGAACCCGGACTGCATCGTCGTTGAATACGCCGTGAACGACATGAACACACAGGAGCGCGCCGAATCGTATGAGGGCGTCATACGCCGGATACTCACACATCCGTCAAAGCCCGGCGTGCTCCTCATGTTCATGGTGAAGGAATCAGGCGATAATGCACAGGAATGGCAGAGCAAAATCGGGGCGCATTACGGACTGCCCATGGTCAGCTACCGCGATCTGCTGTGGCCCGAGATCGAGGCAAAACGCATCGCATGGAAGGATATCAGTCCGGACAATATACATCCGAACGACCGCGGTCATGCGTATGCGGGAAAGCTCCTCGGCGAAATGCTCGATCGTCTTCGCGCGGCGCCGGATTCCGGCAGCGGCAGCGAATTCCCCGCACCGCTCCTCACCGATATGTATCAGTTCACGAAGCTCATCGAAGCGGACGCCATCACACCCGTCGTCAATGAAGGATGGGCGCTCGAATCGCCGCAGGATATGAAATGCCTGAGGACGGTCAAGCCGGGGAGCGTCCTGGAGATAGAGATGTCGGGCGAACGGATATTCCTTTCATTCTGGGTGATACGCGGCCCCATGGGGAAAGCGAAGATATCCATCGATGGTGGAGAACCGACGATCGCAGATGCATGGTTCGATCAGACCTGGGGCGGGTATCGGCGTATGATAATGCTCGATCCGGGAAAGGGCGGCATGCATCGTATCCTCATTGAGGTGCTCGCTGAGAAGAATCCGCTGAGCACCGGCAATGAGTTCCGCGTCATGTGCATCGGCGCTGCCGGTGTGCGCGGGAATTGA
- a CDS encoding AraC family transcriptional regulator encodes MDTVHTFLAGLPIECRRVLFTVSGASIRTISAGVFRAPRGLRTVDRFGEYRFLYVLSGSGTYRDIRGVRRELVPGSIVHRKPGLKHSISRRTSEPWIDFYFTLPSAIYQFLAANGFLPDTDVSVPVKSAALAAVGTFLRRMRGAAIPIRHLGELCHMLASLNECTADVPRTRIERIVDDACDELTGAPKGVPNIPAIAARLGIGYETFRKEFKRITGHSPYAYHVRSTIERAQRLFAEERMNASEAARALGYPDLYSFVKQFKRYTGVTPTQFRRSVQ; translated from the coding sequence ATGGATACGGTGCACACATTCCTTGCCGGACTGCCGATCGAATGCCGCCGCGTTCTGTTCACGGTATCAGGCGCCTCGATCCGGACGATATCCGCGGGCGTTTTCCGCGCCCCGCGCGGGCTCCGCACGGTCGACCGGTTCGGCGAATATCGGTTCCTCTATGTGCTTTCCGGCAGCGGAACGTATCGCGACATCCGTGGTGTGCGTCGTGAACTTGTTCCGGGGAGCATCGTCCACCGCAAGCCGGGGCTTAAACACTCGATATCCCGGCGGACATCCGAACCGTGGATCGATTTCTATTTCACGCTTCCCTCGGCGATATATCAGTTCCTCGCGGCCAACGGATTCCTCCCGGATACCGATGTATCCGTGCCGGTGAAGAGCGCGGCGCTTGCCGCTGTCGGGACTTTTCTCCGCCGAATGCGGGGTGCTGCGATACCGATACGCCATCTTGGGGAGCTCTGTCACATGCTTGCATCACTCAATGAGTGCACTGCGGACGTGCCGAGGACACGCATCGAGCGTATCGTCGATGATGCCTGCGATGAACTTACGGGAGCGCCGAAAGGGGTGCCGAACATACCCGCAATAGCGGCGAGGCTTGGTATCGGGTACGAGACGTTCCGTAAGGAATTCAAGCGCATCACCGGGCATTCGCCGTATGCATACCATGTCCGCAGCACTATTGAACGCGCACAGCGGCTCTTCGCCGAAGAGCGGATGAACGCGAGCGAGGCGGCGCGTGCGCTCGGCTACCCCGATCTCTATTCGTTCGTCAAGCAGTTCAAGCGATATACCGGCGTAACACCGACGCAGTTCAGACGCTCGGTGCAATGA
- a CDS encoding SGNH/GDSL hydrolase family protein, producing the protein MSSPIHTLDENMRTADVDTNGIRWHRIDEAPFRVSGLAWYDTEKRFRRMPLTPSPGIPSAVRSLSDCTSGAQLQFHTESARVAVRVALAAPAGMDHMPSTGQCGLDCYIGEVGSMRFAGVTRIPYGASNYEVPVLTASARERRRITLNFPLYQGVKSIAIGIEDGTRIEAPKAYTVDGRIIVYGTSITQGGCAARPGMCYTNILSRRIDAEFINLGFSGNGRGEREVADVIAQIERPRLFVLDYEANCVSAELYRTTLPAFIGTLRAKHPATPILVISRIRYAHENISPTRDRDERLVFQRTLVEELRTHGDANIHFLDGSPLLGDDFDECTVDGVHPTDLGFLRMADGIEPSLRRILA; encoded by the coding sequence ATGAGCTCACCCATCCATACTCTCGATGAGAATATGCGTACCGCGGATGTCGATACGAACGGCATACGCTGGCATCGTATCGATGAAGCCCCGTTCCGCGTGTCCGGCCTTGCGTGGTACGACACAGAAAAACGATTTCGCCGCATGCCGCTTACACCATCGCCGGGCATTCCGTCGGCGGTACGCTCGCTTTCCGATTGCACGTCAGGGGCGCAGCTTCAGTTCCATACCGAGAGCGCACGTGTCGCGGTTCGTGTGGCGCTTGCCGCACCGGCGGGCATGGACCATATGCCCTCGACGGGGCAATGCGGTCTCGACTGCTATATCGGCGAGGTGGGATCCATGCGTTTTGCCGGCGTCACGCGCATCCCGTACGGCGCATCGAATTATGAAGTGCCGGTGCTTACCGCGAGCGCCCGGGAACGCCGCCGTATTACGCTCAATTTTCCGCTCTATCAGGGGGTGAAGTCGATCGCCATCGGCATCGAGGACGGCACTCGGATAGAGGCCCCGAAGGCGTATACTGTTGACGGGCGTATCATCGTCTATGGTACATCGATAACGCAGGGAGGATGCGCAGCGCGTCCGGGGATGTGCTATACGAACATCCTGAGCAGACGCATCGATGCGGAGTTCATCAATCTCGGTTTTTCCGGGAATGGACGCGGTGAACGTGAGGTAGCGGACGTGATCGCGCAGATAGAACGCCCGCGTTTATTCGTTCTCGACTATGAGGCGAATTGCGTTTCGGCGGAGCTGTACCGTACGACACTTCCTGCTTTCATTGGAACGTTGCGCGCGAAACATCCGGCAACGCCGATACTTGTCATATCGCGGATACGATACGCGCATGAGAATATCAGTCCGACCAGGGACAGGGATGAGCGTCTCGTTTTTCAGCGCACGCTTGTTGAAGAGCTTCGCACACACGGGGATGCGAACATCCATTTTCTTGACGGTTCACCGCTCCTCGGGGATGATTTCGATGAATGCACGGTGGATGGCGTCCATCCCACCGATCTCGGTTTTCTGCGAATGGCGGACGGCATTGAACCGTCACTGCGGCGGATACTTGCGTGA
- a CDS encoding TPM domain-containing protein, with product MNMILRSLIVAVVSSCSLFPATYPVYDGYVTDSAGILDGAYHDYLEKLLTALDTRTTAQIAVAIIPSLEGEDLASYNVELFRKWNVGRAGKDNGILFLIAVKERRMRIQTGHGLKDALPDAAAKNILHNTVRPLFKASKMTEGITDGTEAIADAAAKKYGITRTSLGVERPSRQAADMVPVETTISDGAPKHGNGTPWILIVLVIAVTIVIVVIIRRYSGKAAERMRAGRGNSMDR from the coding sequence ATGAATATGATCCTCCGGTCGCTCATCGTCGCGGTCGTATCATCGTGCTCGTTGTTCCCCGCAACGTATCCGGTGTATGACGGCTATGTGACCGACTCGGCAGGCATCCTTGACGGCGCGTATCATGATTATCTCGAGAAACTTCTCACGGCGCTCGATACGCGAACGACGGCGCAGATCGCGGTTGCGATCATTCCGTCGCTCGAAGGGGAGGACCTCGCGTCATACAATGTCGAGTTGTTCAGGAAGTGGAACGTGGGCCGTGCGGGCAAGGACAACGGCATACTCTTTCTCATTGCCGTAAAGGAACGGCGCATGCGCATTCAGACCGGACACGGGCTGAAGGACGCATTGCCCGATGCTGCTGCTAAGAACATCCTCCACAATACCGTCCGGCCGCTGTTCAAGGCGTCGAAGATGACCGAGGGGATCACTGATGGGACCGAAGCCATTGCCGACGCTGCGGCGAAAAAATACGGCATTACGCGCACTAGTCTCGGTGTTGAGCGTCCGTCACGGCAGGCAGCGGATATGGTGCCTGTGGAGACGACGATATCCGATGGTGCGCCGAAGCACGGTAACGGCACTCCCTGGATACTCATCGTCCTCGTCATAGCTGTTACGATCGTCATCGTGGTCATCATACGGCGTTATTCGGGAAAAGCGGCGGAACGAATGAGGGCTGGCAGGGGGAACAGCATGGATCGCTGA